The following coding sequences lie in one Globicephala melas chromosome 15, mGloMel1.2, whole genome shotgun sequence genomic window:
- the R3HDML gene encoding peptidase inhibitor R3HDML, with protein MPLLPGTVGLAGLFFWAGQTMNALMMPNATLALAQTEGTAVRPLTGLGVPRYRRKRHISARDMSALLDYHNHIRASVHPPAANMEYMVWDERLARSAEAWATQCIWAHGPSQLLRYVGQNLSIHSGRYRSVVDLVKSWSEEKRHYLFPAPKDCTPRCPWRCSGPVCSHYTQMVWASSNRLGCAIHTCGSIHVLGSTWHQAVYLVCNYAIKGNWIGEAPYKKGRPCSACPPSYQGSCNSNMCF; from the exons ATGCCCCTGCTGCCTGGCACCGTGGGCCTGGCAGGCCTGTTCTTCTGGGCAGGCCAGACAATGAACGCCTTGATGATGCCCAATGCCACCCTGGCACTGGCCCAGACCGAGGGCACAGCTGTGCGACCCCTGACTGGCCTGGGGGTGCCCCGGTACCGGCGGAAGCGCCACATCTCTGCCCGGGACATGAGTGCCTTATTGGATTATCACAACCACATCCGGGCCAGTGTGCACCCACCTGCTGCCAACATGGAGTATATG GTCTGGGACGAGCGGCTGGCCAGGTCCGCTGAAGCCTGGGCCACCCAGTGCATTTGGGCCCACGGGCCCTCACAGCTGTTGAGATACGTGGGCCAGAACCTCTCCATCCATTCTGGCCG GTACCGCTCTGTGGTGGATCTCGTGAAGTCTTGGTCTGAGGAGAAGCGGCATTACTTGTTTCCGGCCCCGAAGGACTGTACCCCGCGCTGCCCCTGGCGCTGCAGTGGCCCTGTGTGCTCTCACTATACCCAG ATGGTGTGGGCATCTTCCAACCGGCTGGGCTGTGCCATCCACACCTGTGGCAGCATCCATGTCTTGGGCAGCACCTGGCACCAGGCTGTGTACCTGGTCTGCAACTACGCCATTAA GGGCAACTGGATCGGCGAGGCACCATACAAGAAGGGGAGGCCGTGTTCTGCCTGCCCTCCCAGCTACCAAGGCAGCTGCAACAGCAACATGTGCTTCTAG